One stretch of Clupea harengus chromosome 2, Ch_v2.0.2, whole genome shotgun sequence DNA includes these proteins:
- the mfsd6b gene encoding major facilitator superfamily domain-containing protein 6-B isoform X3 codes for MESDRVAILNDDEEDQKRKYVLSEPFNTLSMEQASDTSLSGPTPSDTPSSVSASQSGQSMDCLERGCLHIDNHLLVSKVFYFFFYAAYGSLHPLLAVYYKQLGMSPSQGGLLVGIRYFIEFCSAPFWGLMADRFKKGKTVLVFSVFCWVIFNCGIGFIKPAAMSCVVKDPIVNTSHPLPAGNRTRNRRYIFESLPPRLSLMRDMEPAYRVQERYIRSVDVNNSDHSTGSRGLTTPIPINEAVIPNITSTTTTTTTTTTTTTTTTTSKAVKTTAITTTTAKPKDHKIVFNHDQVETIFLLILLVIIIGEFFSAPAVTIVDTVTLQYLGKHRNHYGLQRMWGSLGWGLAMLSVGIWIDHTPITLVIKGSGCVLPDYKNYQIAFIVFGVLMTLALVVATQFYFDNRDYRPGEGEEEKGNEVEIPHVVQNIPSPEASSEEAPVCPKAAHQPLPIKELLRLLCGIQYGSVLFVAWFMGFGYGFVFSFLYWHLEDLKGTTTLFGICSILSHASELAAYFTSHKLIELVGHIRVLYIGLACNTARYLYISYLENAWIVLPMEVLQGMTHASVWAACISYLSGAVPPALRTSAQGILQGLHLGLGRGCGAVIGGVFVNYFGAAETFRGIGMASLVILLLFSLIQCLTGQNEDKKEDHILAENIPVPSSPVPIATIDLIPNQTSSELCPVSEPKTPAKKTKHQEEQEDVGKPAWVVSTSPWVTLAFAIYQLKEMVAQEKRPLADQPQQLQQQQVRWYPT; via the exons atggagagtgaccGTGTAGCCATCTTGAATGACGATGAAGAGGATCAGAAGAGAAAGTATGTCCTCTCCGAGCCTTTCAACACCTTATCCATGGAGCAGGCGTCCGACACTTCCCTCTCTGGGCCGACTCCCTCCGACACCCCCTCCAGTGTCTCGGCCTCCCAGTCGGGCCAAAGCATGGACTGCCTGGAGAGAGGCTGCTTACACATAGACAATCACCTCCTGGTCTCCAAGGTCTTCTATTTCTTCTTCTACGCAGCCTACggttctctccatcccctccttgCCGTGTACTACAAGCAGCTGGGCATGAGCCCCAGCCAGGGCGGCCTGCTGGTCGGGATCCGCTACTTCATCGAGTTTTGCAGCGCTCCGTTCTGGGGCCTAATGGCCGACCGGTTCAAGAAAGGCAAGACTGTGTTGGTCTTCTCCGTCTTCTGCTGGGTGATCTTCAACTGTGGCATCGGTTTTATCAAGCCAGCAGCCATGAGCTGTGTGGTGAAAGACCCTATTGTGAACACTAGTCACCCCCTCCCTGCAGGAAATCGTACCAGGAATCGTAGATACATATTTGAAAGCCTTCCTCCCAGGCTCTCACTAATGCGGGATATGGAACCTGCTTACAGGGTCCAGGAAAGATACATTAGGAGTGTGGATGTCAATAATTCAGACCACTCAACTGGGTCTCGTGGTTTAACAACCCCCATACCTATTAATGAAGCCGTAATACCCAACATAACcagtactactactaccacaaccaccacaacaactACCACAACAACTACCACTACTTCCAAAGCTGTAAAAACAAccgccatcaccaccaccacagccaagCCGAAGGACCATAAAATTGTCTTCAACCATGACCAGGTTGAGACCATCTTCCTTCTGATCCTGTTGGTTATCATCATTGGGGAGTTTTTCAGTGCCCCAGCGGTGACCATTGTGGATACGGTCACGCTGCAGTACCTGGGGAAGCACCGTAACCACTACGGGCTCCAGAGAATGTGGGGCTCGCTCGGCTGGGGCCTGGCTATGCTCTCAGTGGGCATCTGGATCGACCACACTCCCATCACCCTCGTAATCAAGGGTTCTGGCTGCGTACTGCCCGACTACAAGAACTACCAGATCGCCTTCATCGTCTTCGGCGTGCTCATGACCTTGGCTCTCGTGGTGGCCACGCAGTTCTACTTCGACAACAGGGACTACCGGCccggggaaggggaggaggagaaggggaatgAGGTCGAGATTCCACACGTCGTTCAGAACATTCCAAGTCCCGAGGCCAGTTCCGAGGAGGCCCCTGTGTGCCCTAAGGCCGCTCACCAACCTCTCCCCATTAAAGAGCTCCTACGGCTGCTCTGCGGCATCCAGTATGGCTCGGTGCTGTTTGTGGCGTGGTTCATGGGCTTCGGCTACGGGTTCGTGTTCAGCTTTCTGTACTGGCACCTGGAGGACCTGAAGGGAACCACCACTCTGTTCGGCATTTGCTCGATACTCAGCCATGCGTCAGAGCTGGCTGCTTATTTCACCAGTCACAAGCTGATTGAGCTAGTGGGCCACATCAG GGTGCTTTACATTGGACTGGCCTGTAACACCGCTCGCTACCTGTATATCTCATACCTGGAGAACGCCTGGATCGTTCTACCCATGGAGGTCCTTCAAG GTATGACGCATGCCTCCGTGTGGGCGGCCTGTATCTCCTACCTGAGTGGTGCCGTGCCGCCTGCCCTGCGTACCTCCGCCCAGGGGATCCTGCAgggcctgcacctgggcctcGGCCGCGGCTGTGGGGCCGTGATCGGGGGAGTCTTTGTCAACTACTTCG GAGCAGCAGAAACATTCCGAGGGATTGGAATGGCCTCCctcgtcatcctcctcctcttctccctaaTTCAGTGCCTCACTGGACAGAATGAGGACAAGA AAGAAGATCACATTTTGGCCGAGAACATTCCGGTTCCTTCCAGTCCAGTTCCGATCGCCACCATAGACCTGATACCAAACCAGACCAGCTCTGAGCTATGTCCTGTGTCAGAACCCAAGACTCCGGCCAAGAAGACGAAAcaccaggaggagcaggaggacgtGGGAAAGCCCGCCTGGGTGGTGTCCACCTCACCCTGGGTCACGCTGGCCTTTGCCATCTACCAGCTGAAGGAGATGGTGGCCCAGGAGAAACGGCCGTTGGCAGACCAGCCACagcagcttcagcagcagcaggtacGCTGGTACCCCACGTGA
- the mfsd6b gene encoding major facilitator superfamily domain-containing protein 6-B isoform X2, translating into MESDRVAILNDDEEDQKRKYVLSEPFNTLSMEQASDTSLSGPTPSDTPSSVSASQSGQSMDCLERGCLHIDNHLLVSKVFYFFFYAAYGSLHPLLAVYYKQLGMSPSQGGLLVGIRYFIEFCSAPFWGLMADRFKKGKTVLVFSVFCWVIFNCGIGFIKPAAMSCVVKDPIVNTSHPLPAGNRTRNRRYIFESLPPRLSLMRDMEPAYRVQERYIRSVDVNNSDHSTGSRGLTTPIPINEAVIPNITSTTTTTTTTTTTTTTTTTSKAVKTTAITTTTAKPKDHKIVFNHDQVETIFLLILLVIIIGEFFSAPAVTIVDTVTLQYLGKHRNHYGLQRMWGSLGWGLAMLSVGIWIDHTPITLVIKGSGCVLPDYKNYQIAFIVFGVLMTLALVVATQFYFDNRDYRPGEGEEEKGNEVEIPHVVQNIPSPEASSEEAPVCPKAAHQPLPIKELLRLLCGIQYGSVLFVAWFMGFGYGFVFSFLYWHLEDLKGTTTLFGICSILSHASELAAYFTSHKLIELVGHIRVLYIGLACNTARYLYISYLENAWIVLPMEVLQGMTHASVWAACISYLSGAVPPALRTSAQGILQGLHLGLGRGCGAVIGGVFVNYFGAAETFRGIGMASLVILLLFSLIQCLTGQNEDKKDHILAENIPVPSSPVPIATIDLIPNQTSSELCPVSEPKTPAKKTKHQEEQEDVGKPAWVVSTSPWVTLAFAIYQLKEMVAQEKRPLADQPQQLQQQQDRNELASSATSTEDTPYEPHMERESSSERPSTSERPVKTPPTADSRALKGPSEPQEEPPDPNTEDRLHIEHPKSLPTAPDECHRTPRSSPGNQ; encoded by the exons atggagagtgaccGTGTAGCCATCTTGAATGACGATGAAGAGGATCAGAAGAGAAAGTATGTCCTCTCCGAGCCTTTCAACACCTTATCCATGGAGCAGGCGTCCGACACTTCCCTCTCTGGGCCGACTCCCTCCGACACCCCCTCCAGTGTCTCGGCCTCCCAGTCGGGCCAAAGCATGGACTGCCTGGAGAGAGGCTGCTTACACATAGACAATCACCTCCTGGTCTCCAAGGTCTTCTATTTCTTCTTCTACGCAGCCTACggttctctccatcccctccttgCCGTGTACTACAAGCAGCTGGGCATGAGCCCCAGCCAGGGCGGCCTGCTGGTCGGGATCCGCTACTTCATCGAGTTTTGCAGCGCTCCGTTCTGGGGCCTAATGGCCGACCGGTTCAAGAAAGGCAAGACTGTGTTGGTCTTCTCCGTCTTCTGCTGGGTGATCTTCAACTGTGGCATCGGTTTTATCAAGCCAGCAGCCATGAGCTGTGTGGTGAAAGACCCTATTGTGAACACTAGTCACCCCCTCCCTGCAGGAAATCGTACCAGGAATCGTAGATACATATTTGAAAGCCTTCCTCCCAGGCTCTCACTAATGCGGGATATGGAACCTGCTTACAGGGTCCAGGAAAGATACATTAGGAGTGTGGATGTCAATAATTCAGACCACTCAACTGGGTCTCGTGGTTTAACAACCCCCATACCTATTAATGAAGCCGTAATACCCAACATAACcagtactactactaccacaaccaccacaacaactACCACAACAACTACCACTACTTCCAAAGCTGTAAAAACAAccgccatcaccaccaccacagccaagCCGAAGGACCATAAAATTGTCTTCAACCATGACCAGGTTGAGACCATCTTCCTTCTGATCCTGTTGGTTATCATCATTGGGGAGTTTTTCAGTGCCCCAGCGGTGACCATTGTGGATACGGTCACGCTGCAGTACCTGGGGAAGCACCGTAACCACTACGGGCTCCAGAGAATGTGGGGCTCGCTCGGCTGGGGCCTGGCTATGCTCTCAGTGGGCATCTGGATCGACCACACTCCCATCACCCTCGTAATCAAGGGTTCTGGCTGCGTACTGCCCGACTACAAGAACTACCAGATCGCCTTCATCGTCTTCGGCGTGCTCATGACCTTGGCTCTCGTGGTGGCCACGCAGTTCTACTTCGACAACAGGGACTACCGGCccggggaaggggaggaggagaaggggaatgAGGTCGAGATTCCACACGTCGTTCAGAACATTCCAAGTCCCGAGGCCAGTTCCGAGGAGGCCCCTGTGTGCCCTAAGGCCGCTCACCAACCTCTCCCCATTAAAGAGCTCCTACGGCTGCTCTGCGGCATCCAGTATGGCTCGGTGCTGTTTGTGGCGTGGTTCATGGGCTTCGGCTACGGGTTCGTGTTCAGCTTTCTGTACTGGCACCTGGAGGACCTGAAGGGAACCACCACTCTGTTCGGCATTTGCTCGATACTCAGCCATGCGTCAGAGCTGGCTGCTTATTTCACCAGTCACAAGCTGATTGAGCTAGTGGGCCACATCAG GGTGCTTTACATTGGACTGGCCTGTAACACCGCTCGCTACCTGTATATCTCATACCTGGAGAACGCCTGGATCGTTCTACCCATGGAGGTCCTTCAAG GTATGACGCATGCCTCCGTGTGGGCGGCCTGTATCTCCTACCTGAGTGGTGCCGTGCCGCCTGCCCTGCGTACCTCCGCCCAGGGGATCCTGCAgggcctgcacctgggcctcGGCCGCGGCTGTGGGGCCGTGATCGGGGGAGTCTTTGTCAACTACTTCG GAGCAGCAGAAACATTCCGAGGGATTGGAATGGCCTCCctcgtcatcctcctcctcttctccctaaTTCAGTGCCTCACTGGACAGAATGAGGACAAGA AAGATCACATTTTGGCCGAGAACATTCCGGTTCCTTCCAGTCCAGTTCCGATCGCCACCATAGACCTGATACCAAACCAGACCAGCTCTGAGCTATGTCCTGTGTCAGAACCCAAGACTCCGGCCAAGAAGACGAAAcaccaggaggagcaggaggacgtGGGAAAGCCCGCCTGGGTGGTGTCCACCTCACCCTGGGTCACGCTGGCCTTTGCCATCTACCAGCTGAAGGAGATGGTGGCCCAGGAGAAACGGCCGTTGGCAGACCAGCCACagcagcttcagcagcagcag GACAGAAATGAATTGGCCTCGTCTGCTACTTCGACTGAAGACACCCCATACGAACCCCACATGGAACGCGAGTCCAGTTCAGAGAGACCCTCCACGTCTGAGCGCCCGGTCAAGACGCCCCCCACCGCGGACAGCAGGGCGCTCAAAGGCCCTTCCGAGCCCCAAGAAGAGCCCCCAGACCCCAACACAGAAGACAGACTGCACATAGAGCACCCCAAATCCTTACCCACAGCTCCAGATGAATGTCACAGAACACCTCGAAGTTCCCCTGGCAATCAGTAG
- the mfsd6b gene encoding major facilitator superfamily domain-containing protein 6-B isoform X4, translated as MESDRVAILNDDEEDQKRKYVLSEPFNTLSMEQASDTSLSGPTPSDTPSSVSASQSGQSMDCLERGCLHIDNHLLVSKVFYFFFYAAYGSLHPLLAVYYKQLGMSPSQGGLLVGIRYFIEFCSAPFWGLMADRFKKGKTVLVFSVFCWVIFNCGIGFIKPAAMSCVVKDPIVNTSHPLPAGNRTRNRRYIFESLPPRLSLMRDMEPAYRVQERYIRSVDVNNSDHSTGSRGLTTPIPINEAVIPNITSTTTTTTTTTTTTTTTTTSKAVKTTAITTTTAKPKDHKIVFNHDQVETIFLLILLVIIIGEFFSAPAVTIVDTVTLQYLGKHRNHYGLQRMWGSLGWGLAMLSVGIWIDHTPITLVIKGSGCVLPDYKNYQIAFIVFGVLMTLALVVATQFYFDNRDYRPGEGEEEKGNEVEIPHVVQNIPSPEASSEEAPVCPKAAHQPLPIKELLRLLCGIQYGSVLFVAWFMGFGYGFVFSFLYWHLEDLKGTTTLFGICSILSHASELAAYFTSHKLIELVGHIRVLYIGLACNTARYLYISYLENAWIVLPMEVLQGMTHASVWAACISYLSGAVPPALRTSAQGILQGLHLGLGRGCGAVIGGVFVNYFGAAETFRGIGMASLVILLLFSLIQCLTGQNEDKKEDHILAENIPVPSSPVPIATIDLIPNQTSSELCPVSEPKTPAKKTKHQEEQEDVGKPAWVVSTSPWVTLAFAIYQLKEMVAQEKRPLADQPQQLQQQQDKGQK; from the exons atggagagtgaccGTGTAGCCATCTTGAATGACGATGAAGAGGATCAGAAGAGAAAGTATGTCCTCTCCGAGCCTTTCAACACCTTATCCATGGAGCAGGCGTCCGACACTTCCCTCTCTGGGCCGACTCCCTCCGACACCCCCTCCAGTGTCTCGGCCTCCCAGTCGGGCCAAAGCATGGACTGCCTGGAGAGAGGCTGCTTACACATAGACAATCACCTCCTGGTCTCCAAGGTCTTCTATTTCTTCTTCTACGCAGCCTACggttctctccatcccctccttgCCGTGTACTACAAGCAGCTGGGCATGAGCCCCAGCCAGGGCGGCCTGCTGGTCGGGATCCGCTACTTCATCGAGTTTTGCAGCGCTCCGTTCTGGGGCCTAATGGCCGACCGGTTCAAGAAAGGCAAGACTGTGTTGGTCTTCTCCGTCTTCTGCTGGGTGATCTTCAACTGTGGCATCGGTTTTATCAAGCCAGCAGCCATGAGCTGTGTGGTGAAAGACCCTATTGTGAACACTAGTCACCCCCTCCCTGCAGGAAATCGTACCAGGAATCGTAGATACATATTTGAAAGCCTTCCTCCCAGGCTCTCACTAATGCGGGATATGGAACCTGCTTACAGGGTCCAGGAAAGATACATTAGGAGTGTGGATGTCAATAATTCAGACCACTCAACTGGGTCTCGTGGTTTAACAACCCCCATACCTATTAATGAAGCCGTAATACCCAACATAACcagtactactactaccacaaccaccacaacaactACCACAACAACTACCACTACTTCCAAAGCTGTAAAAACAAccgccatcaccaccaccacagccaagCCGAAGGACCATAAAATTGTCTTCAACCATGACCAGGTTGAGACCATCTTCCTTCTGATCCTGTTGGTTATCATCATTGGGGAGTTTTTCAGTGCCCCAGCGGTGACCATTGTGGATACGGTCACGCTGCAGTACCTGGGGAAGCACCGTAACCACTACGGGCTCCAGAGAATGTGGGGCTCGCTCGGCTGGGGCCTGGCTATGCTCTCAGTGGGCATCTGGATCGACCACACTCCCATCACCCTCGTAATCAAGGGTTCTGGCTGCGTACTGCCCGACTACAAGAACTACCAGATCGCCTTCATCGTCTTCGGCGTGCTCATGACCTTGGCTCTCGTGGTGGCCACGCAGTTCTACTTCGACAACAGGGACTACCGGCccggggaaggggaggaggagaaggggaatgAGGTCGAGATTCCACACGTCGTTCAGAACATTCCAAGTCCCGAGGCCAGTTCCGAGGAGGCCCCTGTGTGCCCTAAGGCCGCTCACCAACCTCTCCCCATTAAAGAGCTCCTACGGCTGCTCTGCGGCATCCAGTATGGCTCGGTGCTGTTTGTGGCGTGGTTCATGGGCTTCGGCTACGGGTTCGTGTTCAGCTTTCTGTACTGGCACCTGGAGGACCTGAAGGGAACCACCACTCTGTTCGGCATTTGCTCGATACTCAGCCATGCGTCAGAGCTGGCTGCTTATTTCACCAGTCACAAGCTGATTGAGCTAGTGGGCCACATCAG GGTGCTTTACATTGGACTGGCCTGTAACACCGCTCGCTACCTGTATATCTCATACCTGGAGAACGCCTGGATCGTTCTACCCATGGAGGTCCTTCAAG GTATGACGCATGCCTCCGTGTGGGCGGCCTGTATCTCCTACCTGAGTGGTGCCGTGCCGCCTGCCCTGCGTACCTCCGCCCAGGGGATCCTGCAgggcctgcacctgggcctcGGCCGCGGCTGTGGGGCCGTGATCGGGGGAGTCTTTGTCAACTACTTCG GAGCAGCAGAAACATTCCGAGGGATTGGAATGGCCTCCctcgtcatcctcctcctcttctccctaaTTCAGTGCCTCACTGGACAGAATGAGGACAAGA AAGAAGATCACATTTTGGCCGAGAACATTCCGGTTCCTTCCAGTCCAGTTCCGATCGCCACCATAGACCTGATACCAAACCAGACCAGCTCTGAGCTATGTCCTGTGTCAGAACCCAAGACTCCGGCCAAGAAGACGAAAcaccaggaggagcaggaggacgtGGGAAAGCCCGCCTGGGTGGTGTCCACCTCACCCTGGGTCACGCTGGCCTTTGCCATCTACCAGCTGAAGGAGATGGTGGCCCAGGAGAAACGGCCGTTGGCAGACCAGCCACagcagcttcagcagcagcag GATAAAG GACAGAAATGA
- the mfsd6b gene encoding major facilitator superfamily domain-containing protein 6-B isoform X1 yields the protein MESDRVAILNDDEEDQKRKYVLSEPFNTLSMEQASDTSLSGPTPSDTPSSVSASQSGQSMDCLERGCLHIDNHLLVSKVFYFFFYAAYGSLHPLLAVYYKQLGMSPSQGGLLVGIRYFIEFCSAPFWGLMADRFKKGKTVLVFSVFCWVIFNCGIGFIKPAAMSCVVKDPIVNTSHPLPAGNRTRNRRYIFESLPPRLSLMRDMEPAYRVQERYIRSVDVNNSDHSTGSRGLTTPIPINEAVIPNITSTTTTTTTTTTTTTTTTTSKAVKTTAITTTTAKPKDHKIVFNHDQVETIFLLILLVIIIGEFFSAPAVTIVDTVTLQYLGKHRNHYGLQRMWGSLGWGLAMLSVGIWIDHTPITLVIKGSGCVLPDYKNYQIAFIVFGVLMTLALVVATQFYFDNRDYRPGEGEEEKGNEVEIPHVVQNIPSPEASSEEAPVCPKAAHQPLPIKELLRLLCGIQYGSVLFVAWFMGFGYGFVFSFLYWHLEDLKGTTTLFGICSILSHASELAAYFTSHKLIELVGHIRVLYIGLACNTARYLYISYLENAWIVLPMEVLQGMTHASVWAACISYLSGAVPPALRTSAQGILQGLHLGLGRGCGAVIGGVFVNYFGAAETFRGIGMASLVILLLFSLIQCLTGQNEDKKEDHILAENIPVPSSPVPIATIDLIPNQTSSELCPVSEPKTPAKKTKHQEEQEDVGKPAWVVSTSPWVTLAFAIYQLKEMVAQEKRPLADQPQQLQQQQDRNELASSATSTEDTPYEPHMERESSSERPSTSERPVKTPPTADSRALKGPSEPQEEPPDPNTEDRLHIEHPKSLPTAPDECHRTPRSSPGNQ from the exons atggagagtgaccGTGTAGCCATCTTGAATGACGATGAAGAGGATCAGAAGAGAAAGTATGTCCTCTCCGAGCCTTTCAACACCTTATCCATGGAGCAGGCGTCCGACACTTCCCTCTCTGGGCCGACTCCCTCCGACACCCCCTCCAGTGTCTCGGCCTCCCAGTCGGGCCAAAGCATGGACTGCCTGGAGAGAGGCTGCTTACACATAGACAATCACCTCCTGGTCTCCAAGGTCTTCTATTTCTTCTTCTACGCAGCCTACggttctctccatcccctccttgCCGTGTACTACAAGCAGCTGGGCATGAGCCCCAGCCAGGGCGGCCTGCTGGTCGGGATCCGCTACTTCATCGAGTTTTGCAGCGCTCCGTTCTGGGGCCTAATGGCCGACCGGTTCAAGAAAGGCAAGACTGTGTTGGTCTTCTCCGTCTTCTGCTGGGTGATCTTCAACTGTGGCATCGGTTTTATCAAGCCAGCAGCCATGAGCTGTGTGGTGAAAGACCCTATTGTGAACACTAGTCACCCCCTCCCTGCAGGAAATCGTACCAGGAATCGTAGATACATATTTGAAAGCCTTCCTCCCAGGCTCTCACTAATGCGGGATATGGAACCTGCTTACAGGGTCCAGGAAAGATACATTAGGAGTGTGGATGTCAATAATTCAGACCACTCAACTGGGTCTCGTGGTTTAACAACCCCCATACCTATTAATGAAGCCGTAATACCCAACATAACcagtactactactaccacaaccaccacaacaactACCACAACAACTACCACTACTTCCAAAGCTGTAAAAACAAccgccatcaccaccaccacagccaagCCGAAGGACCATAAAATTGTCTTCAACCATGACCAGGTTGAGACCATCTTCCTTCTGATCCTGTTGGTTATCATCATTGGGGAGTTTTTCAGTGCCCCAGCGGTGACCATTGTGGATACGGTCACGCTGCAGTACCTGGGGAAGCACCGTAACCACTACGGGCTCCAGAGAATGTGGGGCTCGCTCGGCTGGGGCCTGGCTATGCTCTCAGTGGGCATCTGGATCGACCACACTCCCATCACCCTCGTAATCAAGGGTTCTGGCTGCGTACTGCCCGACTACAAGAACTACCAGATCGCCTTCATCGTCTTCGGCGTGCTCATGACCTTGGCTCTCGTGGTGGCCACGCAGTTCTACTTCGACAACAGGGACTACCGGCccggggaaggggaggaggagaaggggaatgAGGTCGAGATTCCACACGTCGTTCAGAACATTCCAAGTCCCGAGGCCAGTTCCGAGGAGGCCCCTGTGTGCCCTAAGGCCGCTCACCAACCTCTCCCCATTAAAGAGCTCCTACGGCTGCTCTGCGGCATCCAGTATGGCTCGGTGCTGTTTGTGGCGTGGTTCATGGGCTTCGGCTACGGGTTCGTGTTCAGCTTTCTGTACTGGCACCTGGAGGACCTGAAGGGAACCACCACTCTGTTCGGCATTTGCTCGATACTCAGCCATGCGTCAGAGCTGGCTGCTTATTTCACCAGTCACAAGCTGATTGAGCTAGTGGGCCACATCAG GGTGCTTTACATTGGACTGGCCTGTAACACCGCTCGCTACCTGTATATCTCATACCTGGAGAACGCCTGGATCGTTCTACCCATGGAGGTCCTTCAAG GTATGACGCATGCCTCCGTGTGGGCGGCCTGTATCTCCTACCTGAGTGGTGCCGTGCCGCCTGCCCTGCGTACCTCCGCCCAGGGGATCCTGCAgggcctgcacctgggcctcGGCCGCGGCTGTGGGGCCGTGATCGGGGGAGTCTTTGTCAACTACTTCG GAGCAGCAGAAACATTCCGAGGGATTGGAATGGCCTCCctcgtcatcctcctcctcttctccctaaTTCAGTGCCTCACTGGACAGAATGAGGACAAGA AAGAAGATCACATTTTGGCCGAGAACATTCCGGTTCCTTCCAGTCCAGTTCCGATCGCCACCATAGACCTGATACCAAACCAGACCAGCTCTGAGCTATGTCCTGTGTCAGAACCCAAGACTCCGGCCAAGAAGACGAAAcaccaggaggagcaggaggacgtGGGAAAGCCCGCCTGGGTGGTGTCCACCTCACCCTGGGTCACGCTGGCCTTTGCCATCTACCAGCTGAAGGAGATGGTGGCCCAGGAGAAACGGCCGTTGGCAGACCAGCCACagcagcttcagcagcagcag GACAGAAATGAATTGGCCTCGTCTGCTACTTCGACTGAAGACACCCCATACGAACCCCACATGGAACGCGAGTCCAGTTCAGAGAGACCCTCCACGTCTGAGCGCCCGGTCAAGACGCCCCCCACCGCGGACAGCAGGGCGCTCAAAGGCCCTTCCGAGCCCCAAGAAGAGCCCCCAGACCCCAACACAGAAGACAGACTGCACATAGAGCACCCCAAATCCTTACCCACAGCTCCAGATGAATGTCACAGAACACCTCGAAGTTCCCCTGGCAATCAGTAG